A DNA window from Iodobacter ciconiae contains the following coding sequences:
- the infC gene encoding translation initiation factor IF-3 — protein MTWRITIASQDKEPRINGEITARELRLQGVDGEQLGIVSLSEALALAEEANVDLVEIAPTAQPPVCRIMDYGKFKYQDAKKKHAAKQNQKQVQVKEIKFRPGTDENDYQIKLRNLTRFLADGDKAKITLRFRGREMAHQEIGMAQLKRVEADLGDLVVVEQYPRLEGRQMVMMLAPKKKAA, from the coding sequence ATGACTTGGAGAATCACAATAGCTTCTCAGGATAAAGAACCACGGATTAACGGTGAAATCACCGCCCGTGAGTTGCGTTTGCAGGGTGTGGATGGCGAGCAGCTTGGTATCGTCAGCCTTTCCGAGGCTTTGGCTCTGGCCGAAGAGGCCAATGTTGATCTGGTGGAAATAGCACCGACAGCACAGCCGCCTGTTTGCCGGATCATGGATTACGGCAAATTTAAGTATCAGGACGCGAAAAAGAAACACGCCGCCAAGCAGAACCAGAAGCAGGTCCAGGTCAAGGAAATCAAGTTTCGTCCGGGTACGGACGAGAACGATTACCAGATCAAACTGCGTAATCTGACCCGCTTCCTCGCCGATGGCGATAAGGCAAAGATTACTTTGCGCTTCCGTGGTCGCGAAATGGCTCACCAGGAAATCGGTATGGCTCAGCTGAAACGTGTTGAAGCTGATCTGGGCGATTTGGTTGTGGTTGAGCAATATCCGCGTCTGGAAGGGCGTCAAATGGTAATGATGCTGGCTCCTAAAAAGAAAGCGGCTTAG
- the rpmI gene encoding 50S ribosomal protein L35, with protein MPKMKTKSGAKKRFKVLGGGGVKRSHAFKRHILTKKTTKTKRQLRGTSMVDASNMPSVRAMLPYA; from the coding sequence ATGCCTAAGATGAAGACCAAGAGCGGCGCTAAAAAGCGCTTCAAGGTTCTCGGTGGTGGTGGCGTTAAGCGTAGTCACGCTTTCAAGCGTCACATCTTAACCAAGAAAACCACTAAGACTAAGCGCCAGCTGCGCGGTACAAGTATGGTCGATGCGTCGAACATGCCTTCTGTCCGTGCAATGTTGCCCTACGCATAA
- a CDS encoding DUF2818 family protein, with protein MNNVYLLCGLALIAANLPFFFERIIFCIPAKKVKGFHWRLLELVILYVALGLLARVLEGRLSPVHEQNWPFFVTTFAMFIVFAWPGLVWRYFWRKSGV; from the coding sequence ATGAATAATGTTTATTTGCTCTGTGGATTGGCGCTAATTGCTGCCAACCTGCCTTTTTTCTTTGAGCGTATTATTTTTTGCATTCCGGCAAAAAAGGTTAAGGGTTTTCACTGGCGGCTATTAGAGCTGGTCATCCTGTATGTGGCACTGGGGTTGCTGGCTCGGGTACTGGAAGGGCGTTTATCTCCGGTGCACGAGCAAAATTGGCCGTTTTTTGTCACTACCTTTGCAATGTTTATCGTCTTTGCCTGGCCAGGTTTGGTCTGGCGGTATTTCTGGCGAAAATCCGGTGTCTGA
- a CDS encoding integration host factor subunit alpha encodes MTLTKADLADMLFDKVGLNKREAKDMVEAFFEEIRTSLSEGDSVKLSGFGNFQLRDKPQRPGRNPKTGEEIPISARRVVTFHASQKLKGMVESHYAKHQPRHTDQ; translated from the coding sequence ATGACGCTTACTAAAGCTGACTTGGCCGATATGTTGTTTGATAAGGTCGGATTAAATAAGCGTGAAGCCAAAGACATGGTCGAAGCCTTCTTTGAGGAAATCCGCACGTCCCTTTCCGAGGGCGATTCGGTAAAACTCTCCGGTTTTGGCAATTTTCAGCTCAGAGACAAGCCACAACGTCCTGGGCGTAACCCTAAAACAGGTGAAGAAATCCCAATCTCCGCCCGGCGCGTGGTTACTTTCCACGCCAGTCAGAAGCTGAAGGGAATGGTCGAAAGTCACTATGCAAAGCATCAGCCTCGTCATACCGACCAGTGA
- the nuoN gene encoding NADH-quinone oxidoreductase subunit NuoN, with protein MTWTSLNAWVAMPEIFLLFASCALLLIDLFVSDAKRHITYVLTLLVLAITAFLVVNGYQASPRLAFNGLFISDPIADFAKIGMILGVALVLIYGRDYSMVRGLFRGELFTLTLFALAGMMIMASSVNFLTLYMGLELLSLSLYALVALQRDSVKSTEAAMKYFILGALASGMLLYGMSMIYGATASLDVFVIASKIASGEANRMLAAFGLVFLVTGIGFKLGAVPFHMWVPDVYEGAPTPVTQLIGSAPKLAAFVFVIRLLAQGMEGYAFDWRGMLVVLSVLSMGIGNLTAIAQTSMKRMMAYSTISHMGFLLLGILVASPIGYAASFFYAMVYALTAAAGFGMVMLLSREGFEADKIDDFKGLATRSPWFACMMMFVMFSMAGIPVFVGFFAKLSVLQAVVNLGYVWLAVIAVMFSLIGAFYYLRIVKIMYFDEATDTAPIVAGFDTRLVLSVNCILLLVMGLMPDRLITVLSQAITSSLVHM; from the coding sequence ATGACCTGGACCAGCCTTAATGCTTGGGTGGCAATGCCGGAAATCTTCCTGCTGTTTGCCAGCTGTGCACTCCTTCTTATTGACTTGTTTGTGTCAGATGCCAAGCGTCATATTACTTATGTGCTGACACTGCTTGTGCTTGCCATCACGGCTTTTCTCGTTGTGAACGGCTATCAGGCGTCACCACGCCTGGCGTTTAATGGCTTATTCATTAGTGATCCAATTGCAGATTTTGCCAAAATCGGCATGATCCTGGGTGTGGCGCTGGTGCTGATTTATGGCCGCGATTACAGCATGGTGCGCGGTCTGTTCCGTGGCGAGCTGTTTACGCTGACCTTATTTGCCTTGGCTGGCATGATGATTATGGCCTCCAGCGTTAATTTTTTAACGCTGTATATGGGCCTGGAACTATTGTCCTTGTCGCTGTATGCCCTGGTGGCATTGCAACGTGATTCGGTGAAGTCTACAGAAGCCGCCATGAAATACTTTATTCTGGGGGCTTTGGCTTCCGGGATGTTGCTTTATGGTATGTCGATGATTTATGGCGCAACTGCTTCGCTGGATGTTTTTGTTATCGCCAGCAAGATTGCCAGTGGTGAAGCAAACCGTATGCTTGCAGCTTTTGGCTTGGTATTCCTGGTAACCGGTATTGGCTTTAAATTGGGAGCTGTTCCGTTCCATATGTGGGTTCCGGATGTGTACGAAGGCGCGCCAACACCAGTGACTCAGCTGATTGGTTCTGCTCCTAAGCTGGCGGCTTTTGTGTTTGTGATTCGCCTGCTTGCGCAGGGTATGGAAGGCTACGCCTTTGATTGGCGCGGCATGCTGGTGGTGTTGTCGGTACTCTCGATGGGTATTGGTAACCTGACTGCGATTGCCCAGACCAGCATGAAACGTATGATGGCGTATTCAACCATCTCGCATATGGGCTTCTTGCTGCTGGGTATTTTAGTGGCTAGCCCGATTGGTTATGCTGCATCATTTTTCTACGCCATGGTTTATGCCCTGACTGCCGCGGCAGGTTTCGGTATGGTGATGTTGCTGTCTCGTGAAGGCTTTGAAGCTGATAAGATTGATGACTTCAAAGGCCTGGCAACGCGCAGCCCCTGGTTTGCCTGCATGATGATGTTTGTGATGTTTTCTATGGCTGGTATTCCGGTCTTTGTTGGCTTTTTTGCCAAATTATCGGTCTTACAAGCGGTGGTCAATCTGGGTTATGTGTGGCTGGCGGTGATTGCCGTGATGTTCTCGCTGATTGGTGCATTCTATTACCTGCGCATTGTAAAAATTATGTACTTTGACGAAGCCACCGATACGGCACCAATTGTTGCCGGTTTTGACACCAGGCTGGTGTTGTCGGTTAACTGCATCTTGCTTCTGGTGATGGGTTTGATGCCTGATCGCCTGATAACAGTACTCTCGCAAGCCATTACCTCATCACTTGTGCATATGTAA
- the pheT gene encoding phenylalanine--tRNA ligase subunit beta: protein MKFSEQWLRSWVNPALNSEQLAHLLTMAGLEVEENDPAAPEFTQVFVAEVLSVTKHENADKLNVCSVNVGEAEPLQIVCGAPNVVPGIRVPCARVGAALPGDFSIKKAKVRGVESFGMLCSGDELGMPSDVDGLMILPGDAPVGMPIREYLQLDDRLLTLKLTPNRTDCLSIKGIAREVAALTGAVLHPVEIKAAVPACDDVIAVALNAGAACPRYAGRVIKNVNQAAVTPDWMKQRLERSGLRSISAIVDVTNYVLLELGQPMHAFDADKLQGGIQARFAQQGEKITLLNEKELTLDADMLVIADAAQPLALAGIMGGLASSVVTGTRNIFLESAFFAPSTIAGRSRRVGFSSDSSHRFERGIDFANVVNALERATQLILDICGGEAGPVTEAQADLPARPAVALRVSRVAKVLGIQLSADEILALLARLALPTSLAGDVITVMPPSFRFDIEIEEDLIEEIARLFGYDNIPVAPSVSRQVMLPQRGDRREKAALKSILVARDYFEAISYAFVEEKWEVDFLGNTSPIKLLNPIASQMSVMRSGLFGGLISALQGNQKRKQERVRLFELARVFNSTAADAQPEKIAGLAWGCRSAEQWGEAKQHVDFYDVKADVEALLAPRKADFRRVDHPALHPGRAAEILLNGIVVGVIGELHPKWVQSYDLGTAPVLFELDVEELVSVEKLTAKPVSKLQVVRRDLALLANESLSVATLQAAFAKLENPLLIASEVFDVYRGKGVPEGKKSLAFKMLMQDTHKTLTDEEVDAVVADIIRAAEANGATLRV, encoded by the coding sequence ATGAAATTTTCTGAACAATGGTTGCGCAGCTGGGTAAACCCAGCACTAAATTCTGAGCAGCTGGCCCATTTATTAACAATGGCCGGTTTAGAAGTAGAAGAAAATGATCCTGCTGCTCCTGAGTTTACCCAAGTGTTTGTGGCAGAGGTGTTGTCTGTTACCAAGCACGAAAACGCTGATAAATTGAATGTTTGCAGCGTAAATGTAGGTGAAGCTGAGCCGCTGCAGATTGTATGCGGTGCGCCAAATGTGGTCCCCGGTATCAGAGTGCCTTGCGCTCGCGTGGGCGCTGCTTTACCTGGTGATTTTAGTATTAAAAAAGCTAAGGTTCGTGGCGTTGAATCCTTCGGGATGCTTTGCTCCGGTGATGAATTAGGTATGCCAAGCGATGTTGATGGCCTGATGATTTTGCCAGGCGATGCGCCTGTTGGTATGCCGATTCGCGAATATTTGCAGCTTGATGATCGCTTACTGACTTTAAAGCTCACTCCAAACCGTACTGATTGCCTGTCAATTAAAGGAATCGCACGCGAAGTAGCGGCTTTAACCGGTGCTGTGCTTCATCCGGTTGAAATTAAAGCTGCCGTGCCAGCTTGTGACGATGTGATTGCAGTGGCGCTAAATGCGGGTGCAGCATGCCCGCGTTATGCTGGCCGTGTGATCAAAAACGTAAATCAAGCTGCCGTTACGCCCGATTGGATGAAACAGCGCTTAGAGCGTTCAGGCTTACGCTCAATCTCGGCGATTGTTGACGTAACCAACTATGTTTTGTTGGAACTCGGTCAGCCGATGCACGCCTTTGATGCGGATAAGCTGCAAGGCGGTATTCAGGCTCGTTTTGCTCAGCAGGGCGAAAAAATTACGTTGCTGAATGAAAAAGAGCTGACGCTTGACGCGGATATGCTGGTGATTGCGGATGCTGCTCAGCCCTTAGCGCTGGCGGGTATTATGGGGGGCTTAGCGTCGTCTGTAGTGACTGGTACACGCAATATTTTTTTAGAATCCGCCTTCTTTGCACCAAGCACGATTGCAGGGCGTTCACGTCGTGTGGGCTTTAGCTCGGATAGCTCGCACCGCTTTGAGCGCGGTATCGACTTTGCCAATGTAGTGAACGCACTTGAGCGTGCCACACAGCTTATCCTGGATATCTGCGGTGGTGAAGCTGGCCCGGTTACCGAAGCACAAGCCGATCTGCCTGCTCGCCCGGCTGTAGCGCTGCGTGTATCGCGTGTGGCTAAAGTACTGGGTATTCAATTATCTGCAGATGAAATTCTTGCTTTACTGGCGCGTCTGGCTCTGCCAACCTCCCTGGCTGGTGATGTGATTACGGTAATGCCGCCATCATTTCGCTTTGATATCGAAATCGAAGAAGATCTGATCGAAGAAATTGCCCGTCTGTTTGGTTACGACAATATTCCTGTTGCACCGTCTGTATCTCGTCAGGTGATGCTGCCGCAGCGGGGTGATCGTCGTGAAAAGGCTGCACTCAAATCCATTCTGGTGGCTCGTGACTATTTCGAAGCTATCAGCTACGCTTTTGTCGAAGAAAAATGGGAAGTCGATTTCTTGGGCAATACCAGCCCAATTAAATTGCTAAACCCCATTGCCAGCCAAATGAGCGTAATGCGCTCCGGTCTGTTTGGTGGCTTGATCTCTGCCCTGCAAGGCAACCAAAAGCGTAAGCAAGAACGCGTACGCCTGTTTGAGCTGGCCCGCGTATTTAATAGCACTGCTGCCGATGCCCAGCCAGAGAAAATCGCTGGCCTGGCATGGGGCTGCCGCAGCGCCGAGCAATGGGGCGAAGCCAAGCAACACGTTGATTTTTATGATGTAAAAGCCGATGTAGAAGCACTGCTTGCTCCGCGTAAAGCAGATTTTCGTCGTGTGGATCATCCTGCCCTGCATCCCGGCCGCGCTGCCGAAATTTTACTAAACGGTATCGTGGTTGGAGTGATTGGCGAGCTGCATCCTAAATGGGTGCAATCATACGATTTAGGCACAGCGCCAGTCTTGTTTGAATTGGATGTGGAAGAGCTTGTAAGTGTTGAAAAGCTTACAGCCAAGCCAGTATCCAAGCTGCAAGTTGTTCGCCGTGACCTTGCTTTACTGGCAAATGAAAGCTTATCGGTGGCAACACTACAAGCTGCATTTGCTAAATTGGAAAACCCGCTCCTCATAGCATCAGAAGTATTTGATGTCTACCGTGGAAAAGGTGTTCCAGAAGGTAAAAAAAGCCTTGCTTTCAAGATGTTAATGCAAGATACTCACAAAACTCTTACTGATGAGGAAGTCGACGCCGTCGTCGCGGATATAATTCGTGCTGCCGAAGCAAACGGTGCGACGCTGAGAGTCTAA
- the pheS gene encoding phenylalanine--tRNA ligase subunit alpha, giving the protein MVDNVQAILEKGLAALNATNDPNELENAKAQFIGKQGEISALLKQLATLPPEEKKSFGAIVNQAKQAFEASLNTRREAIANEKLAKQLAAEALDITLPGRGLAAGGLHPVTKVRERIEALFHSMGFAVADGPEIETDFYNFEALNLPPDHPARGMQDTFYVEGGEVLRTHTSPIQARYMESHEPPIKIIAPGRVYRVDSDATHAPMFHQMEGLWVDQDVSFADLKSVIVSFLRQFFERDDLEVRFRPSFFPFTEPSAEIDVKWSKGWMEVGGCGMVHPNVLKNVGIDSEKFTGFAFGIGLDRFAMLYYGVNDLRLFFENDISFLEQFK; this is encoded by the coding sequence ATGGTTGATAACGTACAAGCGATTCTGGAAAAAGGCCTGGCTGCATTAAATGCAACCAATGACCCGAACGAACTTGAAAATGCCAAGGCGCAATTTATTGGTAAGCAGGGCGAGATTTCTGCGCTCTTAAAACAGTTAGCCACCTTGCCACCTGAAGAAAAAAAATCTTTTGGTGCAATTGTTAATCAGGCTAAGCAAGCTTTTGAAGCATCACTTAATACACGTCGTGAAGCCATTGCTAATGAAAAATTAGCAAAGCAGCTGGCGGCTGAAGCTCTGGATATCACCCTGCCTGGCCGAGGTCTCGCTGCTGGTGGTTTGCATCCGGTGACTAAGGTGCGTGAGCGTATCGAAGCATTGTTCCACTCTATGGGTTTCGCCGTGGCCGATGGCCCCGAAATCGAAACAGATTTTTATAATTTTGAAGCCTTGAATCTGCCGCCAGATCATCCTGCCCGCGGCATGCAAGACACCTTTTATGTAGAAGGTGGCGAAGTGTTGCGCACACATACTTCCCCGATTCAAGCGCGTTACATGGAAAGCCATGAGCCGCCAATTAAGATTATCGCGCCGGGCCGGGTTTACCGTGTTGATTCTGATGCGACACATGCGCCGATGTTCCATCAAATGGAAGGCCTGTGGGTTGATCAGGATGTCTCCTTTGCAGATTTAAAAAGCGTGATTGTCAGCTTTTTACGTCAGTTCTTTGAACGTGATGATCTGGAAGTGCGCTTTCGTCCTTCATTCTTCCCCTTTACCGAGCCTTCGGCTGAGATCGACGTAAAGTGGTCCAAGGGCTGGATGGAAGTAGGCGGTTGCGGCATGGTGCACCCCAATGTGCTGAAGAATGTGGGTATCGATAGCGAAAAATTCACCGGCTTTGCCTTTGGTATTGGCCTGGATCGTTTCGCGATGCTGTACTACGGCGTAAACGATTTGCGTCTCTTCTTCGAGAACGATATTTCCTTCCTCGAACAGTTCAAGTAA
- the rplT gene encoding 50S ribosomal protein L20: protein MPRVKRGVTARARHKKILALAKGYRGRRKNVYRVAKQAVMKAGQYAYRDRRQKKRQFRRLWIARINAASRECGLAYSRFMNGLKKAGIEVDRKVLADMAIFDKPAFAQFVEVAKAKLAA, encoded by the coding sequence ATGCCTCGCGTTAAACGTGGTGTTACAGCTCGTGCTCGTCATAAAAAGATCCTCGCTCTGGCCAAAGGCTACCGTGGTCGTCGTAAAAATGTCTATCGTGTAGCCAAACAGGCTGTCATGAAGGCAGGTCAATATGCTTACCGTGATCGTCGTCAGAAAAAACGTCAGTTCCGTCGCCTATGGATTGCGCGTATCAACGCGGCTTCCCGTGAGTGCGGTCTGGCCTACAGCCGTTTCATGAACGGTCTGAAGAAAGCGGGTATTGAAGTTGACCGTAAGGTTCTCGCCGATATGGCTATCTTTGACAAACCGGCTTTTGCTCAGTTTGTTGAAGTTGCTAAGGCGAAACTAGCCGCCTAA
- a CDS encoding MerR family transcriptional regulator, with the protein MQSISLVIPTSDLPSIPAKRYFTIGEVSELCGVKPHVLRYWEQEFTQLKPVKRRGNRRYYQHHEVLLVRRIRSLLYEQGFTISGARNQLSVLRDDADGIGEGPTVTELRHELEALLAWLDD; encoded by the coding sequence ATGCAAAGCATCAGCCTCGTCATACCGACCAGTGATCTACCCTCTATCCCGGCAAAACGCTACTTCACCATTGGTGAAGTTAGCGAGCTTTGTGGTGTAAAGCCACATGTGCTGCGTTACTGGGAGCAGGAATTCACGCAATTAAAGCCCGTAAAGCGGCGCGGAAACCGACGCTACTATCAGCACCATGAAGTGCTGCTGGTACGGCGAATTCGCTCCCTGCTTTATGAGCAAGGTTTTACCATCAGCGGTGCCCGTAATCAGCTTTCAGTACTTCGGGATGATGCTGATGGCATAGGCGAGGGCCCCACAGTGACAGAACTGCGTCATGAGTTGGAAGCATTACTTGCCTGGCTGGATGACTAG
- the thrS gene encoding threonine--tRNA ligase — MPIVTLPDGSERQFDAPLTVGDVAASIGTGLARAALAGKVDGQLVDTSYLIDRDIQLAIITDKDADGLEIIRHSTAHLLAYAVKELFPDAQATIGPVIENGFYYDFAYKRPFTPEDLVAIEKKMVELAKKDIPVERYEQSRDEAVAYFKSIGEAYKAEIIESIPADQVLSLYREGEFTDLCRGPHVPSTGKLKVFKLMKVAGAYWRGDSNNEMLTRIYGTAWAKKDELEQYLHMLEESEKRDHRKIGKQLDLFHMQEEAPGMVFWHPKGWALWQSIEQYMRKKLDQHGYQEIRTPMVMDRSLWEKSGHWENYHDAMFTTESEKRDYAVKPMNCPGHIQVFNQGLRSYRDLPLRFSEFGSCHRNEPSGSLHGIMRVRGFVQDDAHIFCTEEQVQSEAASFIDLLQEVYADFGFNEILVKLSTRPEKRVGTEESWDHAEAALAAALDSKGLAFEYQPGEGAFYGPKIEFSLKDCLGRVWQCGTLQIDPNLPERLGAEYVGIDNAKHRPLMLHRAVLGSMERFIGILIENHAGAFPVWLAPTQLVVLNISDAQREYAVEVCEKLKSLGFRVQADLRNEKITYKIREHSLQRLPYQLIIGDKEKEAGLVAVRSRTGEDLGQLTIEALVERLQSEMPKV; from the coding sequence ATGCCTATCGTGACCCTGCCAGACGGCTCTGAACGACAATTCGACGCCCCGCTTACCGTGGGTGATGTAGCAGCCAGTATCGGAACGGGTCTTGCTCGCGCCGCTTTGGCGGGCAAGGTTGACGGGCAGCTGGTTGATACCAGTTACCTCATCGATCGTGATATTCAGCTGGCGATTATTACGGATAAGGACGCAGATGGTTTAGAGATCATTCGCCACTCCACGGCCCATTTGCTGGCTTATGCGGTAAAGGAGCTGTTTCCCGATGCTCAGGCTACGATTGGTCCTGTAATCGAAAATGGTTTTTACTACGATTTTGCTTATAAGCGCCCGTTTACACCAGAAGATCTGGTTGCCATCGAAAAGAAGATGGTTGAGCTGGCGAAAAAAGATATCCCCGTCGAGCGTTACGAGCAGTCGCGTGATGAGGCGGTGGCTTACTTTAAATCGATTGGTGAAGCCTATAAGGCTGAAATCATCGAATCGATTCCGGCTGATCAAGTTTTAAGTTTATATCGCGAAGGTGAGTTTACTGACCTCTGCCGTGGCCCTCATGTGCCCTCTACCGGTAAGTTGAAAGTATTCAAACTGATGAAGGTTGCAGGTGCGTACTGGCGTGGTGATAGCAATAATGAAATGCTGACCCGTATTTATGGCACGGCCTGGGCAAAGAAAGATGAGCTTGAGCAGTACTTGCATATGCTTGAAGAATCGGAAAAGCGTGATCATCGTAAGATTGGTAAGCAGCTCGATTTGTTTCATATGCAAGAAGAAGCGCCGGGTATGGTGTTCTGGCATCCCAAGGGCTGGGCACTTTGGCAATCAATTGAGCAATATATGCGCAAAAAGCTTGATCAGCATGGTTACCAGGAAATTCGTACCCCGATGGTAATGGATCGCTCTTTGTGGGAAAAATCGGGTCACTGGGAGAACTACCATGATGCGATGTTTACTACGGAATCCGAAAAACGTGATTACGCCGTAAAACCGATGAATTGCCCTGGGCATATCCAGGTTTTTAACCAGGGCTTGCGCTCCTACCGTGATTTGCCATTACGTTTTTCCGAGTTTGGCTCTTGCCACCGTAACGAGCCATCAGGGTCTCTGCACGGTATTATGCGGGTACGCGGCTTTGTGCAGGATGATGCGCACATTTTCTGTACTGAAGAGCAGGTTCAATCGGAAGCCGCTTCATTTATTGATTTGCTGCAAGAAGTCTATGCCGACTTCGGTTTTAATGAAATTCTGGTTAAGCTATCCACTCGTCCGGAAAAACGTGTTGGTACAGAAGAGAGCTGGGATCATGCCGAGGCGGCACTGGCAGCGGCTCTGGATTCAAAAGGCTTGGCTTTTGAGTACCAGCCAGGCGAAGGTGCATTTTACGGGCCCAAAATTGAGTTTTCTTTAAAAGATTGTCTGGGCCGCGTGTGGCAATGTGGCACTTTACAGATTGACCCGAATTTACCTGAGCGCCTTGGTGCTGAGTATGTCGGGATTGATAATGCAAAACATCGTCCTTTGATGCTGCATCGTGCGGTATTGGGCTCGATGGAACGTTTTATTGGTATTCTGATTGAAAATCATGCGGGTGCATTCCCCGTTTGGCTTGCGCCAACGCAGCTTGTGGTCTTGAATATTTCGGATGCACAGCGTGAATATGCCGTAGAAGTGTGCGAAAAACTCAAGTCATTGGGCTTTAGAGTTCAAGCGGACTTGAGAAATGAGAAGATTACCTATAAAATCCGCGAACATAGTCTGCAACGTCTTCCTTATCAGCTGATTATTGGTGATAAAGAGAAAGAGGCAGGCCTAGTGGCCGTGCGAAGCCGTACTGGTGAAGATCTTGGTCAGCTGACGATTGAGGCGCTTGTTGAGCGTCTGCAGTCGGAAATGCCAAAGGTTTAG